A window of the Sabethes cyaneus chromosome 1, idSabCyanKW18_F2, whole genome shotgun sequence genome harbors these coding sequences:
- the LOC128737025 gene encoding probable cardiolipin synthase (CMP-forming), translating to MLSTSFLRLAETAINSAATGRLLRICLKPAWSCVFLSTTQQYRQIDVSRQQLLITTKWPQVDIRRCYSPLKKPEDFPVKSVEGAELLQNVLEKNKQLLKERKNVIIQDIRVRRDKVKEKVEEVIERENVATIPNLLCVGRIVMSPYLGYVIVQSDFRLAMGMLIFAGLTDLADGFIARRWPSQASRLGSFLDPMADKVLVGALVISMSYVELLPLWLSGMILFRDVFLIGAGFVIRYISLPQPRTLSRYFDVTHATAQLAPTFISKVNTAVQLATVAITLGAPIWSYVDHPYLHALWYLTGVTTAAAALSYIVNKDTYKILKKQQEQPKP from the exons ATGCTTTCAACCAGTTTTTTGCGACTAGCGGAAACAGCAATCAATTCCGCAGCAACTGGGCGACTTCTTCGGATCTGCCTAAAACCAGCATGGAGCTGCGTATTTCTGAGTACTACCCAACAGTACAGGCAAATCGATGTAAGCCGGCAGCAGTTGTTGATAACTACGAAATGGCCGCAAGTTGACATAAGGCGTTGTTATTCGCCTTTGAAAAAGCCGGAAGATTTTCCAGTCAAATCTGTCGAAGGAGCAGAACTTCTGCAAAACGTACTAGAAAAGAATAAGCAGCTGCTGAAGGAACGAAAAAACGTTATCATCCAAGATATTCGAGTTCGCAGAGATAAGGTGAAAGAAAAGGTGGAAGAAGTAATCGAACGAGAGAATGTAGcaacgattccgaatttgttgtGCGTTGGTCGCATCGTAATGTCCCCTTATCTAGGGTACGTGATTGTGCAGTCAGACTTTCGATTAGCTATGGGAATGCTGATTTTTGCCGGATTGACAGACCTGGCTGACGGATTTATTGCTCGTCGATGGCCCAGTCAAGCCAGTCGTCTTGGTTCGTTTCTGGATCCAATGGCGGATAAAGTACTGGTTGGCGCGCTTGTAATTTCGATGAGTTATGTGGAACTACTGCCGCTCTGGCTCTCAGGAATGATCCTGTTCCGCGATGTATTTCTGATCGGAGCTGGATTCGTAATTCGCTACATTAGTCTACCTCAGCCG CGTACATTATCACGCTATTTCGACGTGACACACGCCACTGCCCAGCTAGCGCCAACCTTTATCAGCAAGGTTAACACTGCCGTACAATTGGCCACGGTGGCCATCACTCTGGGAGCACCAATCTGGAGCTATGTTGATCATCCGTATTTGCATGCGCTCTGGTATTTGACGGGAGTCACCACAGCAGCAGCTGCTTTAAGTTACATTGTCAATAAAGACACCTACAAAATATTGAAGAAACAACAGGAACAGCCTAAGCCGTAA